A region from the Desulfosporosinus sp. Sb-LF genome encodes:
- a CDS encoding FAD-dependent thymidylate synthase: MRYTIKVCEIDTKAKLLQEARSVLPNSLKTKIVVTFNFREWRHFFKLRCAFTAHPQMRQVTIPLLLCFKEYLSPIFGDIAYDTNFLIKNYAEVVLTDELFK, translated from the coding sequence TTGAGATATACAATTAAAGTCTGTGAAATCGATACAAAGGCTAAATTGCTGCAAGAAGCCCGGTCAGTGTTGCCTAACTCACTTAAAACTAAAATAGTAGTTACATTTAACTTTCGTGAATGGAGACATTTTTTTAAACTTAGGTGTGCTTTTACAGCTCACCCTCAAATGCGACAAGTAACTATCCCTTTACTCCTATGCTTTAAAGAATACCTATCTCCAATATTTGGTGATATTGCTTACGATACAAACTTTCTAATTAAAAATTATGCTGAGGTTGTCCTAACAGATGAATTATTCAAGTAA